GTCGCCGGAAATCGCCACGGCGCTCGCGCGCCGCCGAATCGGCGCTCCTCGGATCGCTGCGACGCTCTTACGTCAGGGGGCAAATCGCTACGACGCTGGAAATCGCCACATACGCTCGTACGCCGCTGATTCGGGGCTCCTCGGATCGCTACGACGCTCTTACGTCGCTGGAAATCGCCACGGCGCTCGCACGCCGCTGAATCGGGGCTCCTCGGATCGCTACGACGCTCTTACGTCAGGGGGCAAATCGCTACGACGCTGGAAATCGCCACAACGCTCGTACGCCGCTGATTCGGGGCTCCTCGGATCGCTACGACGCTCTTACGTCGCTGGAAATCGCCACGGCGCTCGCACGCCGCTGAATCGGGCTCCTCGGATCGCTACGGCGCTCTTACGTTGGGGAAATCACTACGGTGCTTGTACGCCGCTGAATCGGTGCTCCTCAGATCTCTACGGCGCTCTTACGTTGCCGGAAATCGCCACGCCGCTGATTCGGGGCTCCTCGGATCGCTACGACACTCTTACGTTGGGAAATCACTACGGTGCTTGTACGCCGCTGAATCGGGGCTCCTCAGATCTCTACGGCACTCTTACGTCGCCGGAAATCGCCACGACGCTCGCGCGCCGCTGAATCGGGGCTCCTCGATCGCTACGACGCTCTTACGTCAGGGGGCAAATCGCTACGACGCTGGAAATCGCCACAACGCTCGTACGCCGCTGATTCGGGGCTCCTCGGATCGCTGCGACGCTCTTACGTCAGGGGGCAAATCGCTACGACGCTGGAAATCGCCACAACGCTCGTACGCCGCTGATTCGGGGCTCCTCGGATCGCTACGACGCTCTTACGTCGCTGGAAAACCGCCACGGCGCTCGCACGCCGCTGAATCGGGGCTCCTCGGATCGCTTCGACACTCTTACGTTGGGAAATCACTACGGTGCTTGTACGCCGCTGAATCGGTGCTCCTCAGATCTCTACGGCGCTCTTTACGTTGCCGGAAATCGCCACGACGCTGATTCGGGGCTCCTCGGATCGCTACGGACACTCTTACGTTGGGGAAATCACTACGGTGCTTGTACGCCGCTGAATCGGGCTCCTCAGATCTCTACGGCGCTCTTACGTCGCCGGAAATCGCCACGACGCTCGCGCGCGCGCTGAATCGGGGCTCCTCGGATCGCTACGACGCTCTTACGTCAGGGGGCAAATCGCTACGACGCTGGAAATCGCCACAACGCTCGTACGCCGCTGATTCGGGGCTCCTCGGATCGCTGCGACGCTCTTACGTCAGGGGGCAAATCGCTACGACGCTGGAAATCGCCACAACGCTCGTACGCCGCTGATTCGGGGCTCCTCGGATCGCTACGACGCTCTTACGTCGCTGGAAACCGCCACGGCGCTCGCACGCCGCTGAATCGGGGCTCCTCGGATCGCTTCGACACTCTTACGTTGGGGAAATCACTACGGTGCTTGTACGCCGCTGACTCGGTGCTCCTCAGATCTCTACGGCGCTCTTACGTTGCCGGAAATCGCCACGACGCTGATTCGGGGCTCCTCGGATCGCTACGACACTCTTACGTTGGGGAAATCACTACGGTGCTTGTACGCCGCTGAATCGGGGCTCCTCAGATCTCTACGGCGCTCTTACGTCGCCGGAAATCGCCACGACGCTTGCACGCGGATGATTCGGGGCTCCTCGGATCCCTGCGGCGCTCTTACGTCGCCGGAAATCGCCACGACGCTCGTACGCCGCTGAATCGGGGCTCCTCGGATTGCTACGGCACTCTTACGTTGGGGAAAGCACTACGGTGCTTGTCAGCCGCTGAATCGGGGGCCCTCGGATCAGTACAGCGTTCTTACGTTGGTGAAAACATTACGGCGCTCGTGCGTAGCTGAATTGGGGTTCCTCGGATCGCTACAGCGTTCTTACGTTGGCAGAATCACTACGACATTCCTACGCCACTGAATCGGGGGTCCTCAGATCGCCAAGTCGCTCTTTTGTTGGGGGAAGTCGCTACGGCGCTCATACACTGCTGAATTGGGGGTCCTCGGACTGCTACGACGCTCTTGCGTTGGTGAAATCGTCACGGCGCCCATACGTTGGGGAATCGGGGTCCTTGAGATCACTATGGCACTCATACATT
Above is a window of Heptranchias perlo isolate sHepPer1 unplaced genomic scaffold, sHepPer1.hap1 HAP1_SCAFFOLD_781, whole genome shotgun sequence DNA encoding:
- the LOC137319253 gene encoding uncharacterized protein, whose protein sequence is MYVRLPSCVFVRLPSRVFVRLPACVLAVGDVSGAVTRPEGRSLSRGGWGGAWSADVGGRARGAVTRLEAEGRVGGGAEPGRGDDVRRLVKPRPPSCGWGGGGGEEPAPAQCRQRLRGWAVTVGARARGGESGLRDRYDALTSRQGGGGPNRHDALTSPEIATALARRRIGAPRIAATLLRQGANRYDAGNRHIRSYAADSGLLGSLRRSYVAGNRHGARTPLNRGSSDRYDALTSGGKSLRRWKSPQRSYAADSGLLGSLRRSYVAGNRHGARTPLNRAPRIATALLRWGNHYGACTPLNRCSSDLYGALTLPEIATPLIRGSSDRYDTLTLGNHYGACTPLNRGSSDLYGTLTSPEIATTLARR